One part of the Xylocopa sonorina isolate GNS202 chromosome 10, iyXylSono1_principal, whole genome shotgun sequence genome encodes these proteins:
- the Arr1 gene encoding arrestin 1, translating to MVVNFKVFKKCSPNGKIALYLGKRDYIDYLSGIEPVDGVVLLDQEYVDTGRKIWAQLVCSFRYGREEDEVMGLNFQKDLYLVSEQLFPATKKMEDNLTKLQERLLRKLGPNAIPITFKFPQNAPSSVTLQPREDETGEPCGVSYYVKIYAGDVETDVTHKRNTVMMGIRKIQYAPTKQGRQPSTVVRKDFLLSPGELELEVTLDKQLYHHGERIAVNVCVRNNSNKVVKKIKALVQQGIDVVIFQNGQFRTVIDAVETQDGCPINPGSNLTKVLYLKPELENNKHRRGIALDGRLKREESELASSTLLLSPDVRDSFGIVVSYAVKVKLYLGALSGELSAELPFILMRPKPTDRIKVVNDENVEVEDVTEEKTKLISS from the coding sequence ATGGTGGTAAATTTCAAGGTGTTCAAGAAATGCTCGCCAAACGGCAAGATCGCTCTGTATCTGGGTAAAAGGGACTACATCGACTATCTGTCCGGCATCGAGCCGGTGGACGGCGTGGTTCTGCTGGATCAAGAATACGTGGACACCGGTAGAAAGATATGGGCGCAGCTGGTCTGCAGCTTTCGCTACGGCAGAGAGGAAGACGAGGTGATGGGCCTAAACTTCCAGAAGGATCTCTATCTGGTCTCCGAACAGCTGTTCCCAGCTACCAAGAAGATGGAggataatttgaccaaactgCAGGAACGATTGCTGCGAAAACTAGGACCAAACGCGATCCCTATAACGTTCAAGTTCCCTCAGAACGCACCTTCGAGCGTGACTTTGCAGCCACGCGAGGACGAGACAGGTGAACCTTGCGGGGTGAGCTACTACGTAAAGATCTACGCTGGGGACGTCGAGACGGACGTCACCCACAAGAGGAACACCGTGATGATGGGAATCAGGAAGATTCAGTACGCGCCCACGAAGCAGGGTCGACAGCCGAGCACGGTGGTACGAAAGGACTTCCTGCTGAGCCCTGGGGAGCTGGAATTGGAGGTAACCCTGGACAAACAGCTGTACCATCACGGGGAGAGAATAGCCGTGAACGTGTGCGTGAGGAACAACAGCAACAAGGTGGTGAAGAAGATCAAGGCGTTGGTGCAGCAAGGTATCGACGTGGTGATCTTCCAGAACGGCCAGTTTCGAACGGTAATCGACGCGGTGGAGACGCAAGACGGCTGCCCTATTAACCCCGGTTCGAACCTGACCAAGGTGTTGTACCTGAAGCCGGAACTGGAGAACAACAAGCATCGCAGAGGCATCGCGCTCGACGGACGGCTGAAGAGGGAGGAGAGCGAGCTGGCGTCGAGCACGCTGCTTCTTTCGCCGGATGTTCGCGATTCTTTCGGCATCGTGGTCTCGTACGCTGTAAAAGTGAAGCTGTATCTGGGTGCCCTAAGCGGTGAACTGTCCGCGGAGCTGCCGTTCATCCTGATGCGACCAAAGCCCACGGACAGGATCAAGGTGGTGAACGACGAGAACGTGGAGGTGGAGGACGTCACCGAAGAGAAGACTAAACTTATCAGCAGCTAG
- the LOC143427918 gene encoding erythroid differentiation-related factor 1 has protein sequence MSESVDSAVDTVKPMSVAIPSDSPKKPVKSTAIVKYSAVQTPATYAQLQCNTDLNLPPSNWLSSSAESYGLQSVWSQTSGFSSFRMAHMFPDCVGEVDVVSDAENIKKLLKLPYNHGVISMVVHRIENTLLLDDFDIHKYLLRQAESDWEWLKKFFYEHIFQNLGDKEKCLFHKTNNRNTLQQRNLVSKFLYHSIVVADNIEQQVKPQLPVKTLKPCLPEPSKEEKLPDPNYNHNFARNILWTFENIQMLIGTDMPIFGGQTHPCISLRLRDMTKPINVLTGIDYWLDNLMCNVPEVVMCYHLDGIVQKYELIKTEDLPNLDHSKFSPKVIRDVAQNILSFLKNNATKAGHTYWLFKGKDDDVVKLYDLTSLCHDLSDEKGQNPFTVPVAMLLYRVARNMKYSSDYHRQQGTIRMLLKNCIQLLTKEKYPQIVTSAHFMLSDLYIPSDTDPASPGLSDQSDEEDTQSESSTNHENEKEEESETEEAAIKSLTLANIKEHAECDEPKYKPPPISGTIEERCLTALDHVCHGLECLQYFPTEDNFEEERKEEEEKEKEKRLYEENNLKMAKPFQAIPMPYTSLKEDKKEVESEVTPINHSPTHKKKLKQKKAKKAEKIVSKTEVQENEAKALLRKLKAETLPTWQAPKKSDNISWNAHLKTLLYEKASLIFAVLAENEYANRNYGASLRYMLAVLRCQKILEIFCGIRNDKSISYLLGRAGDCCFMAVQDWCNVEKHRKDYEMKNEIEEKIVEEICRMEDLDMNGVELLPQHLESLESTLVASYKCYEKALSLEPLEMDRNNLLRRLGNIHNELGVLYMNQAGTRYQQENLGEETSRSSDGVTVLLTRSLTHLEAGVKAFETVHDEANLALLHSNTGRLMRLCAHMHVKQNTQERHFYNKALASYQKALQALGSRKSNPTIWDTVTWDLSTTLFTMATLLQDYPTTGCKSEEELEREVVDILQKALKHCDTETPGPRQPVYQFRAATIQHRLASLYHRVYREHEPDSDSIKRKTSLQLCKLYYDKAAKLLLALEQTTEFLTVQMERVALAEHQARCATTFNGKLKAYQNGLELILQCRPIIDVLCDRNSSQKQKIDNANIVCNKVAKESIEDGKGTDEQRLIEDEESLVILLEQRLQFILRSLTKLFVTKTSNSNKKESETLANLYKQCYSKTLRPVTMTGFTLVEHIAQLLRELEKMLSITES, from the exons ATGTCAGAAAGTGTAGACAGTGCAGTCGACACA GTCAAACCAATGTCTGTGGCCATACCTTCTGATTCACCTAAGAAACCAGTCAAATCTACTGCCATCGTAAAGTACTCGGCTGTACAAACACCTGCTACGTATGCTCAACTGCAATGTAACACGGATTTAAACTTGCCACCGAGCAATTGGCTCAGTAGCTCAGCTGAGAGTTACGGTCTTCAGAGTGTCTGGTCTCAAACGTCTGGTTTTTCCAGCTTTCGTATGGCGCACATGTTCCCAGATTGCGTGGGAGAGGTTGACGTCGTATCTGATGCGGAGAATATAAAGAAATTACTAAAGTTGCCTTACAATCATGGTGTTATATCCATGGTAGTCCATAGAATCGAAAATACTTTGTTATTAGATGATTTCGATATACACAAGTATTTGCTTAGGCAAGCAGAAAGCGATTGGGAATGGTTGAAGAAGTTTTTCTACGAGCACATCTTCCAGAATCTTGGAGACAAAGAAAAGTGTTTGTTTCACAAGACGAACAATAGAAACACTTTACAGCAAAGAAACTTGGTATCCAAGTTTTTGTATCACTCTATTGTAGTGGCTGATAATATAGAGCAACAAGTTAAACCACAGTTACCAGTGAAGACGCTGAAACCGTGTCTACCAGAACCTTCGAAAGAAGAAAAGTTACCAGACCCGAATTATAATCACAATTTTGCAAGAAACATTTTGTGGACTTTTGAGAATATACAAATGCTCATTGGTACCGATATGCCAATATTTGGGGGGCAAACGCATCCGTGTATAAGCCTCAGATTGAGAGATATGACTAAACCGATCAACGTGTTAACTGGTATAGACTATTGGTTGGACAACTTAATGTGTAATGTTCCAGAAGTAGTAATGTGCTATCATTTGGATGGAATAGTGCAAAAGTATGAATTGATAAAAACAGAAGACCTCCCTAATTTAGATCACTCCAAATTCAGTCCCAAAGTAATCAGGGATGTTGCTCAGAATATTTTGAGCTTCTTGAAAAACAATGCAACAAAGGCTGGACACACTTATTGGTTGTTCAAAGGGAAGGATGACGATGTTGTAAAGTTGTACGACTTAACGTCGCTATGTCATGATTTATCAGATGAAAAGGGTCAGAATCCATTCACTGTACCTGTTGCTATGTTACTCTATAGGGTAGCCCGCAATATGAAGTACTCCTCTGACTACCATAGGCAGCAGGGTACCATTAGAATGCTTTTGAAAAATTGTATACAGCTATTGACTAAAGAAAAGTATCCACAGATTGTGACTTCCGCGCATTTCATGCTATCTGATCTTTATATACCGTCGGATACGGATCCTGCCAGTCCTGGATTGTCCGATCAAAGCGACGAAGAAGACACGCAGAGTGAATCAAGCACGAATCATGAGAATGAAAAAGAAGAGGAATCGGAAACTGAAGAAGCTGCGATCAAATCTTTGACGTTAGCTAATA TTAAAGAACACGCGGAATGCGATGAGCCCAAGTATAAACCACCACCCATTTCGGGCACGATCGAAGAAAGATGTTTAACTGCTTTGGATCATGTTTGTCACGGACTCGAATGCCTGCAGTACTTCCCAACCGAAGATAATTTtgaggaagaaagaaaagaggaggaagaaaaggagaaagagaagagaCTGTACGAAGAGAATAATTTAAAAATGGCCAAACCTTTTCAAGCGATTCCCATGCCCTATACCTCGTTGAAAGAGGATAAAAAAGAAGTGGAATCCGAAGTGACCCCAATAAACCATAGTCCTACTCATAAAAAAAAGTTAAAACAGAAAAAGGCGAAGAAAGCTGAAAAAATTGTATCAAAAACGGAAGTTCAAGAAAACGAAGCTAAAGCACTGTTGCGCAAGCTTAAAGCCGAAACTTTACCGACATGGCAAGCGCCCAAAAAAAGCGATAACATCAGTTGGAACGCTCATTTAAAAACGCTGTTGTACGAAAAAGCTTCGTTGATCTTCGCTGTACTCGCTGAAAATGAATACGCTAACAGGAATTACGGAGCGTCGTTAAGATACATGCTGGCAGTCCTACGTTGCCAAAAAATATTGGAGATTTTCTGCGGTATAAGGAACGATAAGTCGATAAGTTATTTATTGGGTCGTGCCGGAGACTGTTGTTTTATGGCTGTGCAAGACTGGTGCAACGTCGAGAAGCATAGAAAGGATTACGAGATGAAGAATGAAATCGAGGAGAAAATCGTCGAAGAGATATGTAGAATGGAAGACTTGGACATGA ATGGTGTTGAATTACTGCCACAACATTTAGAAAGTTTAGAATCTACTTTAGTAGCGTCTTACAAGTGCTACGAGAAAGCGTTATCGCTGGAACCATTAGAAATGGACAGAAATAATCTTTTAAGGCGGTTAGGAAATATTCATAACGAGTTGGGTGTACTTTATATGAATCAAGCTGGTA CACGTTATCAGCAAGAAAACTTAGGAGAAGAAACATCCCGTTCCTCGGACGGCGTAACAGTGTTACTGACTCGTTCCCTAACTCATCTAGAAGCAGGTGTGAAAGCATTCGAGACTGTTCACGATGAGGCAAATCTAGCGCTGTTACATTCAAATACAGGAAGGCTTATGCGACTTTGCGCGCATATGCATGTCAAGCAAAACACTCAGGAACGTCACTTCTATAACAAAGCACTTGCAAGCTACCAGAAAGCATTGCAAGCATTAGGATCAAGGAAATCAAACCCAACGATTTGGGACACTGTTACGTGGGATTTGTCTACCACTTTGTTTACTATGGCCACATTGTTGCAGGATTATCCAACAACTGGGTGTAAG TccgaagaagaattggaacgggAAGTTGTCGACATCTTGCAAAAAGCTCTAAAGCACTGTGATACTGAAACACCTGGACCAAGGCAACCGGTTTATCAATTTCGAGCTGCAACTATTCAGCATCGACTCGCATCTTTGTATCATCGTGTGTACAGAGAACACGAACCAGACAGTGATAGTATTAAAAGGAAAACAAGTTTACAATTATGCAAGTTATATTACGATAAAGCTGCGAAGCTTTTATTAGCTTTGGAGCAAACTACGGAGTTTCTAACAGTACAAATGGAAAGGGTTGCTCTAGCCGAACATCAAGCGCGTT GTGCTACGACTTTTAACGGAAAGTTGAAAGCATATCAGAACGGACTCGAATTGATTCTACAATGCAGACCTATTATCGACGTATTATGCGATAGAAATAGTTCACAGAAACAAAAGATAGACAACGCGAACATTGTCTGCAACAAAGTGGCGAAGGAAAGTATTGAAGATGGAAAAGGAACAGACGAACAAAGATTAATAGAGGATGAAGAAAGTTTAGTGATCTTACTGGAGCAAAGGTTGCAATTTATTTTACGATCTTTAACAAAATTGTTCGTCACTAAAACTAGTAACAGCAACAAGAAAGA GTCAGAAACACTTGCCAATTTGTATAAACAATGTTATAGTAAAACATTACGACCAGTCACAATGACTGGCTTCACGTTAGTAGAACATATTGCACAACTTTTACGAGAGTTAGAAAAGATGTTATCGATCACAGAATCTTGA